Proteins encoded within one genomic window of Geotalea daltonii FRC-32:
- a CDS encoding DUF1329 domain-containing protein, which produces MLKLKYSFAALLVLTFSGVALAAVSQEEAAQLGKNLTMIGAEKAGNKEGTIPEYTGGNTKSPAGYKNDGWRPDPYAGEKPLFSITAKNMAQYANKLSEGAKAMLKKYPSFRIDVYKTYRSAAHPKYVQENTKRHALTAKLTDNGLAFTGAHAGYPFPIPKSGIEAIWNHILHYEDVTYQERYRSYTVDAGGRPTMQTDGNVKQEFFYYDPKTPNAKDFYALKVNYVGPSRRVGESFLIIDPLDYARNARQGWQYLPGQRRVKLAPDLSFDTPCSIYGGQTTWDDLFLFSGSPERYNWKLVGKKEMYIPYNDYKMLYQSNHEKDVLKAKHLNPDLVRWELHRVWVVEATLKPGKRHLYSKRVFYLDEDSWRAAAADQYDGRGQLYRVGFTYITPSYDSPCAFGDSFLVHDLLTDSYAINALPVTGKQGIIHGKTAFPRREWTSDSLAGQGIR; this is translated from the coding sequence ATGTTGAAACTAAAATATTCATTTGCAGCCCTGCTGGTCCTTACCTTTTCCGGGGTGGCCCTGGCAGCGGTATCCCAGGAGGAGGCCGCACAGCTCGGCAAGAACCTGACAATGATCGGCGCCGAAAAGGCCGGCAACAAGGAAGGCACTATCCCGGAGTACACCGGCGGCAACACCAAGTCGCCGGCAGGCTACAAAAATGACGGTTGGCGGCCCGACCCCTATGCGGGTGAAAAACCCCTGTTCTCCATCACCGCCAAGAACATGGCCCAGTATGCAAACAAGCTCTCAGAGGGAGCCAAAGCGATGCTGAAGAAGTATCCCAGCTTCCGTATCGACGTGTACAAGACCTATCGATCCGCCGCCCACCCCAAATATGTCCAGGAGAACACCAAAAGGCACGCATTGACGGCGAAGCTGACCGACAATGGTCTGGCCTTTACCGGCGCCCACGCCGGCTACCCCTTCCCCATACCCAAGAGCGGCATCGAAGCCATATGGAATCACATCCTCCATTACGAGGATGTGACATATCAGGAAAGGTACCGTTCCTATACCGTGGACGCTGGCGGCCGGCCGACCATGCAGACCGATGGGAATGTGAAGCAGGAGTTCTTCTATTACGATCCCAAAACTCCCAACGCCAAAGACTTCTACGCCCTCAAAGTGAATTACGTCGGGCCAAGTCGCCGAGTCGGCGAGTCGTTCCTGATAATAGACCCGCTCGATTATGCCCGTAACGCCAGACAGGGATGGCAGTATCTCCCCGGCCAGCGGCGTGTGAAACTGGCACCGGACCTCTCCTTCGACACCCCCTGCTCCATATATGGCGGGCAAACCACCTGGGACGATCTCTTCCTGTTCAGCGGCTCGCCTGAACGTTACAACTGGAAGCTTGTGGGCAAGAAAGAAATGTACATTCCGTACAACGATTACAAGATGCTGTACCAGTCCAACCACGAGAAGGATGTCCTGAAAGCGAAACATCTGAATCCCGATCTGGTGCGTTGGGAACTGCACCGTGTCTGGGTGGTGGAGGCGACCCTGAAACCGGGGAAACGCCACCTTTACAGCAAACGGGTATTCTACCTGGATGAAGACAGCTGGAGAGCCGCTGCTGCCGATCAGTACGACGGCAGGGGACAGCTCTACCGGGTCGGCTTCACCTATATAACCCCCAGTTACGATTCTCCCTGCGCTTTTGGCGACAGCTTCCTCGTCCATGACCTGCTTACGGATTCCTATGCCATAAACGCGTTACCTGTAACGGGCAAACAGGGAATCATCCATGGCAAAACAGCCTTCCCGCGCAGGGAATGGACTTCCGATTCACTGGCAGGCCAAGGCATAAGGTAA
- a CDS encoding DUF1302 domain-containing protein, whose protein sequence is MGKAIHTLKHKAAPRFISRQKCLAVALIAVTSICGSADALEIPTGSEDLVVHWDNTLRYTLASRVKGRNPAITNSINNDDGDRNFGRGIVSSRLDLLTEADAVYKNDFGIRLSAAAWYDPMYRRGFDNDSVATENHIVNDRQALGISPFARDRYGLDAELLDAFAFAKVDLGEVPVNTRVGRHTIYWGEAFFPYAGMNGISYGQSPIDLAKALSMPGVELKEIFRPLNQVSVQVQPTNDLSIAAQYYLQWEPSLFPESGTYLGMYDPFLEGGESVILNMNPLINPRNGGPREPRQVGDWGIAARYSPEGLKGTIGAYYRRFSDKLPQVVGDYDGVSPIPLRYHFAYGSNIDLYGLSFAKQFFGISVGSEVSYRHNMPIASTTLAPVGARGDTMHAVLNFLSVLPKTPLFHTGTAILEFTYGRMVRVTKNPEFYNGRAEYGGLDKPTRDNTTVTLNFVPEWKQVFPSVDLAMPINVATGISGNSAVTGGGAKKSGSYSVGLSFDILAKYKIDLTYASFFGTLHPDANGQIPFPGLASVAGDGAGDIYGVLKDRDLLSLTFKTSF, encoded by the coding sequence ATGGGGAAGGCAATACACACTTTAAAGCATAAAGCTGCGCCGCGGTTCATCAGCCGCCAGAAGTGCCTGGCAGTGGCATTGATAGCAGTGACGAGCATCTGCGGCAGTGCCGATGCGCTGGAGATTCCCACCGGAAGCGAGGATCTGGTAGTCCATTGGGACAACACCTTAAGATACACCCTGGCTTCACGGGTGAAGGGGCGGAATCCGGCGATCACCAACAGCATCAACAACGATGACGGCGACCGCAATTTCGGCCGGGGGATCGTCTCCAGCCGCCTGGACCTCCTTACCGAGGCGGATGCGGTATACAAGAATGACTTCGGGATCCGGCTCAGCGCAGCGGCTTGGTATGACCCCATGTACAGGCGCGGGTTCGACAATGACTCTGTAGCGACCGAAAACCACATCGTCAACGACCGGCAAGCTTTAGGTATCAGTCCCTTTGCCCGGGACCGCTACGGACTCGATGCCGAACTACTGGACGCCTTCGCCTTTGCCAAGGTAGACCTGGGTGAGGTTCCCGTCAACACCAGGGTCGGGCGCCACACGATCTATTGGGGTGAGGCTTTTTTCCCCTATGCGGGAATGAACGGCATTTCCTACGGCCAATCTCCCATCGATCTGGCCAAGGCGCTCAGCATGCCCGGTGTGGAACTGAAAGAGATCTTCCGGCCCCTCAACCAGGTCTCGGTCCAGGTGCAGCCAACCAATGATTTATCCATTGCAGCACAGTACTACCTGCAGTGGGAGCCCTCCCTGTTCCCTGAGTCGGGGACCTACCTGGGAATGTACGACCCCTTTCTGGAGGGTGGAGAATCGGTCATCCTCAACATGAACCCGCTCATCAATCCCCGTAACGGCGGCCCCCGTGAGCCGAGGCAGGTGGGGGACTGGGGAATCGCGGCCCGCTACAGCCCTGAGGGACTCAAAGGTACTATCGGGGCTTACTACCGCAGATTTTCGGACAAACTGCCCCAGGTTGTGGGGGACTACGACGGGGTCTCACCGATCCCGCTGCGATACCACTTCGCCTACGGCTCCAACATCGACCTCTACGGCCTGAGTTTCGCCAAGCAATTCTTCGGAATAAGCGTAGGGTCCGAGGTCTCCTACCGCCACAACATGCCCATCGCCAGTACGACCCTGGCACCGGTGGGCGCACGGGGAGACACCATGCACGCCGTGTTGAACTTCCTGAGCGTCCTCCCCAAGACGCCGCTTTTCCATACGGGTACGGCGATCCTGGAATTCACTTACGGACGCATGGTCAGGGTCACCAAGAATCCGGAATTCTATAACGGACGCGCCGAATACGGCGGTCTCGACAAGCCGACCCGCGACAATACCACTGTCACGCTGAATTTCGTGCCGGAATGGAAACAGGTATTCCCCAGCGTCGACCTTGCCATGCCCATCAACGTCGCGACCGGCATTTCAGGCAACTCGGCTGTCACCGGCGGCGGCGCCAAAAAGAGCGGCAGTTACAGTGTCGGTCTCTCCTTCGACATCCTGGCCAAGTACAAAATCGATCTTACCTATGCAAGCTTTTTCGGCACCCTCCATCCCGACGCCAACGGCCAGATCCCCTTCCCCGGGTTGGCTTCGGTAGCAGGAGACGGCGCCGGTGACATCTACGGGGTACTCAAGGACCGCGACCTGCTTTCCCTGACTTTTAAAACCAGTTTCTAA
- a CDS encoding NAD(P)/FAD-dependent oxidoreductase, with the protein MQQYDVVIAGSGPAGSTCAKALKDEGFSVLVLEKEILPRHKTCSGVLFGQTQELIRAYFGTHVPAEVYCGNKFVEADDIREWDDEQGYIPYTWEIDKDGRKFSRTYHNIWRDKFDKWLLDQSGAEYRDGAKVKAFDAGGSTVDVHVHMSRTNESAVFKCEYFVGADGNDSTVRRLLHAQNPEYAQRHKLASYQSYYKVKSLGSLKPNGWTVFLRQEIGDYILCVHQKDEYLVMHVGGMDGRNLRQSMEKFKELLSGRFGVSFGEHWRDEGCTCELLPIFLGQEKVLVTGEAAGFIYLNCEGISAAMDSGYRCGKAIAQALRSNGSSARDLYGEACRDILQHMDRCMSQMHFLA; encoded by the coding sequence ATGCAACAGTACGACGTGGTGATAGCCGGCTCCGGGCCGGCAGGCTCCACCTGTGCAAAGGCGCTCAAGGATGAAGGTTTCAGTGTCCTGGTCCTGGAAAAGGAAATTCTTCCCCGACACAAAACCTGTTCGGGAGTGTTGTTCGGACAGACACAGGAACTGATCAGAGCCTATTTCGGGACCCACGTCCCGGCCGAGGTGTATTGCGGCAATAAATTCGTGGAAGCGGACGACATCCGCGAATGGGATGATGAGCAGGGTTATATCCCGTACACCTGGGAAATCGACAAAGACGGCAGGAAGTTCTCTCGCACCTATCACAATATCTGGCGAGACAAGTTCGACAAGTGGCTGCTGGACCAATCGGGGGCCGAGTACCGCGACGGTGCAAAAGTGAAGGCCTTCGACGCCGGTGGCAGCACAGTCGACGTTCATGTCCATATGTCGCGGACAAACGAATCTGCCGTCTTCAAGTGCGAATATTTCGTGGGTGCGGACGGCAACGATTCCACCGTGAGGCGTTTGCTGCACGCACAGAATCCGGAGTACGCCCAGCGGCACAAGCTCGCATCCTATCAGAGTTATTACAAGGTAAAGTCACTGGGCTCGTTGAAGCCAAACGGATGGACCGTATTTCTGAGACAGGAAATCGGAGATTACATTCTCTGCGTACATCAGAAGGACGAGTACCTGGTCATGCATGTGGGGGGAATGGACGGACGCAACCTTCGCCAATCCATGGAAAAGTTCAAAGAGTTGCTGTCAGGCCGGTTTGGCGTCAGCTTCGGCGAACATTGGCGGGACGAGGGATGCACCTGTGAACTGCTGCCGATCTTCCTGGGTCAGGAAAAGGTGCTCGTCACCGGAGAAGCGGCCGGTTTCATCTACCTTAACTGCGAAGGGATCAGTGCTGCGATGGATAGCGGCTACCGGTGCGGGAAGGCCATTGCACAGGCACTGCGCTCCAACGGCAGTTCGGCAAGGGATCTCTACGGGGAAGCTTGCCGGGACATCCTGCAGCACATGGACAGATGCATGTCCCAGATGCATTTCCTTGCTTGA
- a CDS encoding benzylsuccinate synthase subunit beta, which yields MSTTVDEYMMHQEAGTKKPCQSCKWQIADPTNPLRGQCTVNRNKMGGVWKRWVTDVNTMTCAKHEEGKLSFREHV from the coding sequence GTGAGCACAACTGTCGACGAGTACATGATGCACCAAGAGGCCGGCACGAAAAAACCTTGCCAAAGCTGTAAATGGCAGATTGCAGACCCCACCAATCCGCTGCGGGGGCAATGCACGGTCAACAGAAACAAGATGGGGGGCGTTTGGAAACGGTGGGTAACCGACGTGAACACCATGACCTGCGCCAAACACGAAGAAGGAAAGCTCAGTTTCAGGGAGCATGTGTGA
- a CDS encoding glycyl radical protein codes for MATVATSIKYDGRVIDFPLANPDENGIADEVLHENLARPTTERTKRLKARCRWKHASAGEFVDAEVRAGIERMRYITEAHKASAGQPEVIRRALGLANILNKSTLVLQQDEFIIGYHAEDPEMFPLYPELAYMAVQDYLISNYSPEPKEEAAEINEYWKKYSMQAKGERYFTQEELLQMYQVSTMEAPGFATGYNSICPPYETVIQDGLLKRVELAKENIDHAKKEMQKVPWNATTGLDWIAKIDVWKAMIIADEAVINWARRHARLARIVAEHFETNQERKEELLEIADISHRVPAEPCKGLKDAFQAKWYTFLLCHAIDRYASGYAHKEDELLEPYYNISVVEKSFQPMTYTDVVEMVEMERLKISEHGAGKSRAYREIFPGSNDLFILTIGGTKPGYVDACSDMTDAILEGARNIRTTEPSIVFRWHPNGREKTKRLVFECIRDGLGYPSIKHDVIGTEQLKYYSKFSKNNNGATDAEAHYWGLVLCMSPGVCGRRKTHKTRSEGGGSIFPAKMMEIVLADGFDWSYSGMQLGPHTGDPTTFKTFEQLWEAFRTQYAYATSKVIRAKDIMRYFESKFLQMPFVSSIDDGCMELGIDAMELSEQPNGWHNPITTVVAANSMVAIKKLIYDDKKYTMAELVTALRANWHGYEEMRRDFLNAPKWGNDDDYADSIIKDFYEDIIGGEMAKITNYSGGPVLPVGQAVGLYMEIGSRTGPTPDGRFGGEAGDDGGISPYMGTDKKGPTAVLKSVSKVQKNQKANLLNQRLSVPLMRSVHGFDIWKSYMDAWEKLRIDHVQFNCVSTAEMKAAQKEPEKHQDLIVRVSGFSARFVDIPTYGQNTIIARNEQSFGADDLEFLNTQI; via the coding sequence ATGGCAACAGTTGCTACATCTATCAAGTACGACGGCAGGGTTATAGACTTTCCGCTGGCAAATCCGGATGAAAATGGCATTGCCGACGAAGTACTGCACGAGAACCTTGCCCGTCCAACCACGGAGAGGACAAAAAGACTCAAGGCAAGATGCCGCTGGAAGCATGCCTCGGCCGGCGAGTTTGTCGATGCGGAGGTTCGAGCGGGCATCGAGAGGATGCGATATATCACCGAGGCCCACAAGGCAAGCGCAGGGCAGCCGGAGGTGATCAGAAGGGCTCTGGGGCTGGCGAATATATTGAACAAAAGCACGCTGGTTCTGCAGCAGGACGAATTCATCATCGGCTATCACGCGGAAGACCCCGAGATGTTCCCCCTCTATCCTGAGCTCGCTTATATGGCGGTCCAGGACTACCTCATCAGCAACTATTCCCCCGAGCCCAAAGAGGAAGCTGCGGAAATCAACGAATACTGGAAGAAATACAGCATGCAGGCTAAGGGGGAGCGATATTTCACCCAGGAAGAACTGCTGCAGATGTACCAGGTCAGCACCATGGAGGCCCCCGGCTTCGCTACCGGTTACAACAGTATTTGCCCCCCCTATGAAACGGTCATTCAGGACGGCCTGCTGAAACGGGTCGAACTGGCAAAGGAAAACATCGATCATGCCAAAAAGGAAATGCAAAAGGTACCCTGGAATGCAACTACCGGCCTTGACTGGATTGCCAAAATCGACGTCTGGAAGGCCATGATTATTGCGGACGAAGCGGTTATCAACTGGGCAAGGCGCCATGCCAGGCTCGCCAGGATCGTCGCCGAACATTTCGAGACCAACCAGGAAAGGAAAGAGGAACTGCTTGAGATCGCCGACATCAGTCACCGGGTTCCGGCAGAGCCATGCAAGGGCTTGAAGGATGCCTTCCAGGCAAAATGGTACACATTCCTTCTCTGTCATGCCATCGATCGCTATGCAAGCGGCTATGCACATAAGGAAGACGAACTGCTGGAGCCTTACTACAACATAAGCGTTGTGGAAAAATCCTTCCAGCCCATGACCTACACTGACGTAGTCGAAATGGTGGAGATGGAGCGGCTGAAAATTTCCGAGCATGGTGCAGGAAAGTCCAGGGCCTACCGGGAGATCTTCCCCGGCTCCAACGACCTTTTCATTCTGACCATAGGGGGAACCAAACCGGGTTATGTGGATGCCTGCAGCGACATGACCGACGCGATTCTGGAAGGGGCAAGGAATATCCGGACCACGGAACCGTCCATCGTCTTCAGGTGGCATCCGAACGGTCGAGAAAAAACGAAGCGCCTTGTCTTCGAATGCATTCGGGACGGTCTGGGTTACCCATCCATAAAACATGACGTAATCGGTACGGAACAGCTGAAGTATTACAGCAAATTCAGCAAGAACAACAACGGCGCGACCGATGCCGAGGCCCATTACTGGGGCCTGGTGCTGTGCATGTCTCCCGGCGTGTGCGGCAGGCGCAAGACCCATAAGACCAGGTCCGAAGGGGGTGGATCCATCTTCCCTGCCAAAATGATGGAAATTGTCCTGGCCGACGGGTTCGACTGGTCGTATTCGGGCATGCAGCTGGGCCCGCACACCGGCGATCCTACCACCTTCAAGACCTTCGAGCAGTTGTGGGAAGCCTTCAGAACCCAGTATGCCTACGCTACCAGCAAGGTGATCCGCGCCAAGGACATCATGCGCTACTTCGAGTCCAAATTCCTGCAGATGCCTTTTGTATCCAGCATCGACGACGGCTGCATGGAACTGGGCATCGATGCCATGGAGCTTTCAGAGCAGCCTAACGGTTGGCACAACCCCATCACCACGGTCGTTGCCGCCAACTCCATGGTGGCAATCAAGAAACTGATCTATGACGACAAGAAGTACACCATGGCAGAGCTCGTCACTGCCCTCCGGGCAAACTGGCACGGCTATGAAGAGATGCGCCGGGATTTCCTCAACGCGCCCAAATGGGGCAATGACGACGACTATGCCGATTCCATCATCAAGGATTTCTACGAGGACATCATCGGCGGCGAGATGGCGAAGATCACCAATTACTCGGGTGGCCCCGTACTTCCCGTAGGTCAGGCGGTCGGCCTTTACATGGAAATCGGGTCCCGGACCGGCCCCACGCCCGATGGCCGTTTCGGGGGCGAGGCCGGCGACGACGGGGGGATCTCTCCTTACATGGGCACCGACAAGAAAGGTCCGACGGCCGTATTGAAATCGGTCTCCAAGGTACAGAAAAATCAGAAGGCCAATCTGTTGAATCAACGGTTATCGGTACCGCTCATGCGCAGCGTGCATGGGTTCGACATCTGGAAATCCTATATGGATGCATGGGAGAAACTTCGCATCGATCACGTCCAGTTCAACTGCGTGAGCACTGCGGAGATGAAGGCAGCTCAAAAAGAACCCGAGAAACACCAGGACCTCATCGTCAGGGTCTCAGGATTCAGCGCCAGGTTCGTGGATATCCCCACTTACGGCCAAAACACCATCATTGCCAGAAATGAGCAATCCTTTGGCGCCGATGATCTTGAGTTCCTGAATACGCAGATATGA
- a CDS encoding benzylsuccinate synthase gamma subunit family protein gives MTTCKNCSFYFPVPENAGDYEAGKGDCVVEKQDAKGKYWLSKPTRTDSPSCPTFKKA, from the coding sequence ATGACCACATGTAAGAATTGCTCATTTTATTTTCCGGTTCCTGAAAATGCCGGGGACTATGAGGCAGGCAAAGGGGACTGCGTTGTGGAAAAGCAGGACGCAAAGGGTAAATACTGGCTTTCGAAACCGACCAGGACCGATTCACCGTCATGCCCAACATTTAAAAAAGCTTAA
- a CDS encoding glycyl-radical enzyme activating protein: MPTPLITEIQRFCLQDGPGIRTTIFLKGCPLHCPWCHNPENIGSKQEFYFYANRCTGCRQCQTACTSATGNMDHDCMERTTDRSLCTSCLQCVPACRFGAREAVGKSIPMENILLEAVSDRIFYQPSGGGVTISGGEPLLYPEFTCELARNLKVKENLHVAIETCLFAEWETIVPLLKLVDLFIVDIKSMDPEKHQRVIGGSLQKILSNLERLMEAKTAVRIHLPIIPHFNDSSEDFEAYAAYLGLFAGNLSGVDILPFHSYAAGKYIQLGRSYQYLKVPDLAVQQLAPLVQALEQQGIREITIGGLVGASAAAGNGVANRALEAKREHLPPMNMPQKKGVVTTRH, encoded by the coding sequence ATGCCCACTCCGCTCATCACCGAAATACAGAGATTCTGCCTGCAGGATGGCCCCGGCATCAGAACAACCATTTTCCTCAAGGGGTGTCCACTCCATTGCCCATGGTGCCACAACCCTGAAAACATCGGCTCTAAACAAGAGTTCTATTTTTATGCAAACAGATGTACAGGCTGCCGGCAATGCCAGACTGCCTGTACATCAGCCACGGGCAATATGGACCACGACTGTATGGAGAGAACAACCGACAGAAGTCTATGCACATCCTGCTTGCAGTGTGTACCCGCCTGCCGGTTCGGGGCACGTGAAGCGGTAGGCAAGTCCATCCCTATGGAGAACATTCTCCTGGAGGCTGTGTCGGACCGGATCTTTTACCAGCCTAGCGGGGGTGGAGTCACAATCAGTGGTGGAGAACCTTTGCTGTATCCCGAATTCACCTGTGAGCTGGCCCGTAACCTCAAAGTAAAAGAGAATCTCCATGTGGCAATCGAGACCTGCCTCTTTGCCGAGTGGGAAACCATCGTCCCGCTATTGAAATTGGTCGATCTGTTTATCGTCGACATCAAATCCATGGATCCCGAAAAGCATCAACGGGTAATCGGCGGTTCTCTGCAGAAAATCCTGTCAAACCTGGAACGGCTTATGGAAGCCAAGACAGCAGTACGTATCCATCTCCCGATCATTCCCCACTTCAATGACAGCAGCGAAGATTTCGAAGCATACGCGGCATATCTGGGACTTTTCGCCGGCAACCTGTCCGGAGTCGACATCCTTCCTTTCCACTCGTACGCCGCTGGGAAATATATTCAGCTGGGGCGCAGCTATCAATACCTGAAAGTTCCAGACCTGGCGGTTCAGCAGCTTGCTCCCCTGGTGCAAGCTCTCGAACAGCAAGGTATTCGAGAGATTACTATCGGCGGTTTGGTTGGGGCGTCGGCTGCAGCAGGAAATGGTGTCGCCAACAGGGCATTGGAAGCAAAACGGGAGCATTTGCCACCCATGAACATGCCACAAAAAAAGGGGGTGGTCACAACACGACACTGA
- a CDS encoding sigma-54-dependent Fis family transcriptional regulator has translation MVKKGKLAKETSANETVSNNLRSQLRFSSETGEIWLHEHRMLLVHADSHAKLRRELIESLGIGRARGMIMRIGYATGINDCELTHINRDWTNDYESFMAGPLLFTLEGNAKTSIPKLEINRKMGKFYVEALLENSWESQAYLRHYGESAEGVCWYLHGYSSGYCSAFMGKPILCKEVKCFAAGGKHCYLVGKPVEEWDDSSDYSLMLNQESIVDQLIGLQNEVVHLRSAISEKKMPSDVVGNSPAFLAAYDLLMQAVDSQITVLLLGETGVGKEVFARTLHEKGARCKESFIAINCAAIPHDLVESELFGVEKGAFTGALASRPGRFERANGGTLFLDEVGDLPLSAQAKLLRVLQEGEVERLGGTKTHKVNVRLVAATNIDLRQLVENGKFRSDLYYRLNALQIHIPPLKERKLDILILAKTFLKKFSDVNGKKLRGFSDKAKLALLAYQWPGNIRELQNVVERGVMLAPNGTHISIQHMFPSYSSEFSELALNAKGGLSDSQKESGKDFCEAILSGRITLEQANTLLAEAAVEKASGNLSAAARMLGLTRPQLAYRLEHRPENAVMKFSSRKPKTRAS, from the coding sequence ATGGTGAAAAAAGGTAAGCTCGCAAAGGAAACCTCTGCAAATGAAACAGTCAGTAATAATCTTCGTTCGCAATTGCGGTTTTCAAGCGAAACTGGCGAGATATGGCTGCATGAGCATCGAATGCTTCTTGTTCATGCAGACTCCCATGCGAAATTGCGCCGCGAGTTGATTGAATCCCTTGGAATTGGCCGTGCTCGGGGCATGATCATGCGCATAGGCTATGCTACCGGTATAAATGATTGTGAACTCACCCATATTAATCGGGATTGGACAAACGACTATGAAAGTTTCATGGCCGGGCCACTTCTGTTTACCTTGGAGGGAAATGCCAAGACTTCTATCCCTAAATTAGAAATTAACCGAAAAATGGGTAAGTTTTATGTGGAAGCTCTCTTGGAAAATTCCTGGGAGAGCCAGGCGTACCTGCGCCATTATGGTGAGTCCGCGGAAGGGGTGTGTTGGTATTTACATGGCTACTCGAGCGGTTATTGCTCAGCTTTTATGGGTAAGCCGATTCTTTGCAAGGAAGTAAAATGTTTCGCTGCAGGTGGGAAACACTGTTACCTTGTCGGTAAACCAGTCGAGGAATGGGATGATTCCAGTGATTATTCACTAATGCTGAACCAAGAATCCATTGTCGATCAGCTCATCGGTCTTCAAAATGAGGTTGTGCACTTACGTTCCGCCATAAGTGAAAAAAAAATGCCGTCTGATGTGGTGGGCAATTCGCCGGCCTTTCTCGCTGCTTACGACCTTCTCATGCAAGCGGTGGATAGCCAGATCACGGTGCTGCTGCTTGGTGAAACCGGGGTAGGCAAGGAGGTTTTCGCCCGCACGCTGCATGAGAAGGGGGCCCGCTGCAAGGAGTCGTTCATCGCCATCAATTGCGCCGCCATACCCCATGATCTGGTGGAGTCGGAACTGTTCGGCGTGGAGAAAGGCGCCTTTACCGGTGCCCTTGCCTCCCGGCCCGGTCGTTTCGAGCGTGCCAACGGCGGCACCTTGTTTCTGGATGAGGTGGGTGACCTGCCCCTTTCGGCCCAGGCGAAGCTGCTCCGCGTGCTGCAGGAGGGTGAGGTGGAACGCCTGGGAGGCACAAAAACCCACAAGGTCAATGTGCGGCTGGTTGCGGCAACCAACATCGACCTGAGACAGCTGGTCGAAAATGGCAAATTTCGTTCCGACCTGTACTACCGGTTGAATGCTCTGCAGATCCACATTCCTCCCCTCAAGGAACGTAAGCTTGATATTTTGATCCTGGCTAAGACTTTTCTCAAGAAATTCAGTGATGTTAACGGGAAAAAGCTGCGCGGTTTCTCCGACAAGGCCAAGTTGGCTTTGCTCGCCTATCAATGGCCGGGCAATATCAGGGAACTGCAGAACGTTGTGGAGCGCGGAGTGATGCTTGCTCCCAACGGCACCCATATTTCCATCCAACATATGTTTCCTTCCTACAGCAGTGAATTTTCCGAGCTGGCGCTCAATGCCAAGGGGGGGTTGAGTGACAGCCAGAAGGAAAGCGGCAAGGATTTCTGCGAGGCGATTCTGAGCGGCCGGATAACCCTGGAACAGGCCAATACTCTCCTGGCAGAAGCTGCCGTGGAGAAAGCAAGCGGCAACCTTTCTGCAGCGGCGAGAATGCTGGGCTTGACGCGGCCCCAGCTGGCCTACCGCCTGGAGCATCGCCCGGAAAACGCAGTCATGAAATTTTCCAGCCGTAAGCCGAAGACCAGGGCTTCATGA
- a CDS encoding RrF2 family transcriptional regulator: protein MISKKTKYALKALIYLSRTKKGEPVLIADLAEDEKIPKKFLELILLTLKNNGILHSRKGKGGGYSLGKLPREISMGSVIRMLEGPLAPVPCVSETAYSKCTECEDETTCGIRLVMKDVRDAITQILDHTTLQDVLERTERAALLEKGVLNYVI from the coding sequence ATGATATCAAAAAAAACCAAATATGCTTTGAAAGCTCTTATATACCTTTCCCGGACCAAAAAGGGAGAGCCTGTACTCATTGCCGATCTGGCAGAAGACGAGAAAATTCCCAAGAAATTCCTGGAGTTGATTCTACTTACATTGAAAAACAACGGCATTCTCCACAGCCGCAAGGGAAAGGGGGGAGGGTACTCCTTGGGCAAACTGCCCAGGGAAATAAGTATGGGCAGTGTCATCAGGATGTTGGAAGGGCCGTTGGCGCCTGTACCGTGTGTCAGTGAAACAGCCTATTCAAAATGTACCGAATGCGAGGATGAGACTACCTGTGGAATAAGGCTGGTTATGAAAGATGTGCGTGACGCAATTACCCAGATCCTCGATCACACAACTTTGCAGGATGTTTTAGAACGTACGGAAAGGGCAGCACTGCTGGAAAAAGGTGTTTTGAATTACGTGATATAA